Part of the Streptomyces sp. WMMC500 genome is shown below.
CCGGCCGCTCGCCGGCGAACGGCGGCTGCGGCGACTCCTCGGTGCTGACGGCGTTCGGCGTCTTCCAGGGCATGCGCGCGGTGGCCGAGCACCTGTGGGGCACGCCGTCGCTGCGCGGGCGGCGGATCGGCGTCGCCGGGGTCGGCAAGGTGGGGCACATCCTCGTGGACCACCTGGCCGCGGAGGGCGCGGAGGTGGTGATCACCGACGTGCGGGCGGCGTCGGTGGCGCGGGTACGGGCCGCGCATCCCGGCGTGACGGTCGTCGCGGACACGGACGCGCTGATCCGCGAGCCGCTGGACGTGTACGCGCCGTGCGCGCTGGGCGGGGCGCTCAGCGACGACACGGTGCCGGTGCTCGCCGCGAAGGCCGTCTGCGGCGCGGCGAACAACCAGCTCGCGCACCCGGGCGTGGAGAAGGACCTGGCCGACCGCGGGATCCTCTACGCCCCCGACTACGTGGTCAACGCGGGCGGGGTCATCCAGGTCGCCGACGAGCTGCACGGCTTCGACATGGACCGGGCGCGGGCGAAGGCCGCGCGGATCTTCGACACGACGGTGGAGATATTCCACCGGGCGGCGTCCGACGGCGTACCGCCGGCGGTGGCGGCGGATCGAATCGCGGAGCAGCGCATGGCGGACGCCGGGCGCCGCGCCTGACCGCCCGGCGCTCCTCGGCCCGCCCCGCGCACGCCGGGGCGGGCGGGGCGATGTGTGCACCTTCACCAAAGCAAAGCAGCGACGTCGCGTAACGCATGTCACCACCGTGCGGCGGGTCGCTCCTCGTCAGACGATAGAATCGGGTCTTGACCAGCGGGGACGCGGGCCTCACCGGGATCGGCGGCGGGGCCTGTGCTGCCAGCGACGTACCGTCAGGGTGCAGAAACAGGTACCGTTGAACCCCGATGGACGGTCCCTCTTCACCGAGGGTCCGCATCCGATCATGAACGCGTATCAGACTCTGGGGCCATCGAGCCCCGTCGTTTGAGGGGGTCGACCCATGGGGCGCGGCCGGGCCAAGGCCAAGCAGACGAAGGTCGCCCGCCAGCTGAAGTACAGCAGCGGTGGGACTGACCTCTCACGCCTTGCCGAAGAGCTGGGCGCATCGACGGCGAAGCCGCCGTCGAACGGACAGCAGCAGCAACAGCACGTCGAGGAAGAGTCGCCCGACGACGACCTGTATTCGCGCTACGCGGAGCTGTACGAGGACGAGGACGACGAAGACGGCGAGGACTCGGCCGGCTCGTCGGAGCAGCGCCGCGGGGCCTGAACCGCAGGCAGCAAATCGGAGCTCGGCTCGGGGACATCCCCGGACGGGCCCTTTTTGCTGCCGAAAACCGGCCGTGACCGGGGGCCTGAGCGGGCCCGGTCCGCCTGCGGCCGGGGGCCTCAGCGGGCATAGTCTCCCGTAAGCTCGACGTCACCCGCCCCCGCCTCCTCCTGCCCGCGCACCTCGCCGGCGACCCAGGCGTCGACCCCGCGGTCCGCGAGCAGCGCCAGCGTGACGTCGACCGACTCCTGCGGCACGACGGCGACCATGCCGACGCCCATGTTCAGCGTCCGCTCCAGCTCGGCCCGCTCGACCCGGCCCACCTCCCCGACCACGTCGAAGACGGCGCCCGGCGCCCACGTCGTCCGGTCGATGACGGCGCACAGCCCGTCCGGCACGACCCGGGCCAGGTTGGCGGCGAGGCCCCCGCCCGTGACGTGCGAGAAGGCGTGCACCTCGGTGGCGCGCAGCAGCGCGAGGCAGTCGAGCGAGTAGATCTTCGTCGGCTCCAGCAGCTCCTCGCCGAGCGTGCGGCCGAACTCCGGCACCGCCCGGTCCAGCGCCCAGCCGGCGCGGTCCAGCAGGACGTGGCGTACCAGCGAATATCCGTTGGAGTGAAGGCCCGAGGAGGCCATCGCGACGACCGCGTCACCCGTACGGATGCGTTCGGCGCCCAGCACCGCGTCCGCCTCGACCACGCCGGTACCGGCGCCGGCCACGTCGTACTCGTCGGGGCCGAGAAGCCCGGGGTGCTCCGCCGTCTCGCCGCCGACCAGCGCGCAGCCGGCCAGCACGCAGCCCTCGGCGATGCCCTTGACGATCGCCGCGACCCGCTCCGGGACCACCTTGCCGACGCAGATGTAGTCGGTCATGAACAGCGGTTCTGCGCCCGTGACGACCAGGTCGTCGACGACCATGGCGACCAGGTCGTGGCCGATCGTGTCGTGCACGTCCATGCCCTGCGCGACCGCGACCTTCGTGCCCACGCCGTCGGTCGCGGAGGCGAGCAGGGGGCGCTCGTAGCGCTTGAGCGCGGAGGCGTCGAAGAGGCCGGCGAAGCCGCCGAGCGCGCCGACCGACTCCGGCCGCCGGGTCTTCTTCACCCACTCCTTCATCAGCTCGACGGCGCGGTCACCGGCCTCGATGTCGACGCCCGCCGCCGCATAGGAGGCGGCGGGGGCCGCGGGGGCGGGGGGCTGGCTGGCACCAGACATGGGCTTGGGGTCCTCCGGGTCGTTCACCTGGGTCGGGTGGGGCCTGGGCGCCGGCGCTACGGGCGGCGCAGCGCGTCGGCGGCGTCGTGCCCGCCGGCGACCTCGGTCTCCAGCAGGTGCTTGCCCAGCAGCTCCGGGTCGGGCAGCTCCATCGGGTACTCGCCGTCGAAGCAGGCGCGGCAGAGGTTGTTCTTGGGGATGCCGGTGGCCTCGATCATCCGGTCGGTCGAGATGTACGCGAGCGAGTCCGCGCCCAGCGACTGGCCGATCTCCTCGACCGACATCCCGTTGGCGATCAGCTCGGCGCGGGTGGCGAAGTCGATGCCGAAGAAGCACGGCCACTTGATCGGCGGCGACGAGATCCGCACGTGCACCTCGGCGGCGCCGGCCTCGCGGAGCATCCGCACCAGCGCGCGCTGCGTGTTGCCGCGGACGATGGAGTCGTCCACGACGACGAGGCGCTTGCCGCCGATGACCTCCTTGAGAGGGTTCAGCTTCAACCGGATGCCGAGCTGCCGGATGGTCTGGGACGGCTGGATGAAGGTCCGGCCCACGTAGCTGTTCTTGACGAGCCCGGCCCCGTACGGAATGCCGCTGGCCTCCGCGTACCCGATGGCGGCGGGGGTGCCGGACTCGGGCGTCGGTATCACCAGGTCGGCATCCGCGGGGGCCTCGGCGGCGAGCTGGCGGCCCATCTCGACGCGGGCGAGGTAGACGTTCCGGCCGGCGATCTCGGTGTCGGGCCGGGCCAGGTACACGTACTCGAAGACACACCCCTTGGGCTTTGCTTCGGCAAAGCGACTGGTGCGCAGCCCGTTCTCGTCGACCGCGATCAGCTCGCCGGGCTCCACCTCACGGATGAAGCTCGCCCCGACGATGTCCAGCCCGGCGCTCTCCGACGCCACCACCCAGCCCCGGTCGAGACGCCCGAGCACGAGCGGCCGGATGCCCTGCGGGTCGCGGGCGGCGTAGAGCGTCTGCTCGTCCATGAAGACGAGGCTGAACGCGCCCTTGGCCCGCCGCAGCACCAGCGGCGCGGCCTCCTCCACGGTCAGCGGCTTGCCGTCGTCGTCGACCTGCCCGGCGAGCAGCGCGGTGATCAGGTCGGTGTCGTTGGTCGCCGCGGCCCGGCCGCCGCGCGATCCGCCGTCCGGGGGCAGCGCGGCGACCAGCCCGGACAGCTCGGCGGTGTTGACGAGGTTGCCGTTGTGACCGAGCGCGAGCGACCCGTGGGGGGTGGCCCGGAAGGTGGGCTGGGCGTTCTCCCAGACGGAGGCGCCGGTCGTCGAGTAGCGGGCGTGACCCACGGCGATGTGGCCCTGGAGGGAGCCGAGGGAGGTCTCGTCGAAGACCTGCGAGACCAGGCCCATGTCCTTGAAGACGAGGATCTGCGAACCGTTGCTCACCGCGATGCCCGCGGACTCCTGTCCCCGGTGCTGCAGCGCGTACAGTCCGAAGTAGGTGAGCTTGGCGACCTCCTCGCCCGGGGCCCAGACGCCGAAGACGCCGCAGGCGTCCTGGGGGCCCTTCTCGCCGGGAAGCAGGTCGTGGCTGAGTCGTCCGTCACCACGTGGCACGTATTCGAGTCTAAGGCAGGTTGGCCCGGCACCCGCACGGCCGGAACGTGGCCCGGATCACGTCCCGGCCCCCCGCCGGGAGGGTGGGGCGGGCCGCGCGGGGGCGGCGGCCACCGGGGGGCTGGACCCCGTACGTGGTCCCGGGGTGGTCTCCCATCAGGCGAGCTCAGCCCAGGTCGAGCACCATGGCGTCGTACACGGGCGAGTCGTCACCCGGCTGCGACCTGCCCACGCGCCGGTACCCCCAGCGCGTATACGCGGCCCGTGCGGGCGCGGCCTCGGGCTCCGGCCGCACCGTCAGCGTCACCCGCTCCACCGGCAGGCCCGCGAGCAACGCCGCGTGCAGCCGGCGGGCGACACCACCGCGGCGCCATGGCCTGCGCACCGCCAGCTCGATGACGGCGAAGGTGCGCCATCCGCTCTCCGCGGTGAACTCCGCCGGGGCCGGCGCGAGGAGGTTGTGCCACCAGCCGGTGTCCTCGGGCAGGCAGAAGCCGTAGGTGAAGCCGACGAGCTCGGCCCCGTCCCGGGCGAGCGCCACCCGGAAGCCCGGGCGGGTGGCCTGGCGGGCGAACATCTCCACGAACTCGGCGACGTCGTCCGGGCCCTCGCGGTACGGCGGCTCTGCGTAGACCTCGCGGTAGGCGGGCAGGAAGGCCTCGCACATCCCGGCTGCGTCGGGTCCGTCGTAGCGCTGCACCGTCACCTCGGCCATGTGGACACCCCTTCACCGGACGTGCGGGTGATGCTGCGGCCGCCTCTCGCGCCGGCCCGGTGTCGACTGGCGGAGTTGCGCGAACGGCCAGGTGGCCGTTGCTTTCCTTGTACGTGCCCGGCCGGGGCATCCCGGCAGACTCAGCCGAGCCACGCGGTTGAGCTGATTGGTTACCCGCCGGCAGTCGCGCACGAGTTTTGTGTGCTTACCCCTGCGGGTTCGGCAACGCCTTCATCCCCTCGTACGCCTCACGCAGCTCCGCCGCTTCCGGCATCGTCCGCGACTCCGCGGCCTTCACGACCTCCAGGGCACGCCAGTGGTTCGACGGCACCACCCGTCCGCTGAGTATCGCCAGCCGGGCCGCGTCGCACGCCTCGTCGAGCCGGCCGTCGGCGAGCAGCACCAAAGCGAGATCGATGTTGGCGGAGGCCACCCGACGCGGCCACTTCAGCACGTCGTCCGACGGGCTCAGCCGGGCGATCACCTCGCGCGCGTACGGCTCCGCGGCGCGGTCCCCCAGCCACGCGAGCGTCGTCGCCGTGTAGGCGAGCGCCTTTGCCGGGTCGTACTGGTAGTGGTGTTCCCTCGGGCGGTCCGACAAGCCCATGGCGGCAGACATCCACTGGACGCGCTCGACAGCCGCGTAGGTCTCCCGCGCCTCGCCCAGCCGCGCCAGCGCGCGCCCCTCCTGCGCCGTCGCCTGGACCTGCGCCGAGCTGCCGGCCGGGGCGATGGACTGTGCCGCGCGGGACAGTTCGAGGGCGCCTGCGTAGTCCCCCGCGGTCAGTACGCGCCAGGCGTCCGTCTCGTAGCACCACGCCTCTATCTCGCGGTGCTCGGCTTCGCGCGCCAAGGTCCCGGCGGTCCGCATGTGCGCCGTCGCCGCGTCCCCCTGGTCGAGGTCGACGTGCGCCGTCGCGCCCAGGAGCGACAGCCAGCCACCCACGGTGAGGAGGCGGCGGCGCTCGGCAAGGGTCGCGCGTTTGTCGAGGAGTTGCGCGACGTACGCCGTGTGCTTGCGAACTCGCCGTAGGAGGACCTGCGGGGGCGTGACGGGATAAGCCGTGGCGAGATCATCGAAGGCCCGCTCAAGGCGCGTCAGCGTCTCGCCGCCCACGTCGCTGGCGTTCACCCGCCGCGCCAGTTCCCACGCCGCGGCCTCGTCGTCCACCTGTTCACTGTCGGGTGTGGCCCAGTGCGCCGGGTGCGGGGCCAGGAACGCGGAGAGCTGAGCGGCGGTCACGTCCAGAGCACGGGCCAGTTTCGGGCGTTGCCAGGGCTGCGGGTTGCTTTCGCCGCTCTCCCAGCGCTGCACCGTCGATAACGCGACGCCGACGCGTTCGGCCAGGTCTTCCTGCGAATATCCCAAGGATCGTCGACGCTCGGACATACGTACTCGTCTGGCAGCCATCGCCTCACCGCTTCGAATCGTATATCTCCCCTGGTCAGCCTACCCGTTGGGGTATCGGTGGGGCCGAGATGCGGTGTTCTTGCTCTGGTCTCGCCGTGCGCCGATCGGTTGCCTGGTTACCGGCAGTTGCATACCCGTACTGCCGCTGCGGCGATCCCATCTGCGCATTCCCACGGAGACGAACATGGAGAACGATTCGAGGCAGACCGGCACCGGTACGCCTTTACCGCGAAGAACCCGCGGCGCAAGCCTCGACCACCGGGGCCGTATCGTCCGTCCGGGCCGGATCCCGGATCCACCCGCGGAAACCCCTCCGGCCAAACGGCAGTTCGCGCGGAGGGCGCGGGACGTGGCGCGGGCACGGGAGTTCGTCGTGGGGCTGCTCGCTCCCGGGGTCGAGGCCGGGGTCGCCGACGACATCCGCGTGTGCGTCTCCGAACTCGCCACCAACGCCCTGCGGCACACACCCCCCGGCCGCGAGTTCCTCGTACGCGTCCTGCCCCGCGACGACGTCCTCCGCATCGAGGTCCACGACGCCGGCACCGGCACCCCGCACCTGTGCGCGCCCTCCGGGTCCGGCGACCGCGGGCGGGGCCTGCGTCTGGTCGACGCCCTCGCCGACGACTGGGGTGTCAGCGCGCGGTCCGGGCCCGGGAAAGCCGTCTGGGCCGAGTTCAAGGTCGCCGGACGTGCGGCCTCTACGGCCCGGGAGTAGCCGGGCGCCGGGCGCGGGCCCGGACCCCGGCGCGCAGGCCGTCACGAACCGGCGGCGTGCTCCCCAGCCTCCTGGGACAGGCTGAACTCCACGCCCTGGTCATCGGTGCAGTGGGCGTACGCGCCGGACGGGATGGTGACCGGGTCCTCCGCCGTGCCGCCGAGTTCGCGCACCCGGGCGACGGCGGCCTCGATGTCGTCGACGGCGAAGTAGATCCGCGGGTGCCGTGACTCGTCGCCGTGCGGCGCCCCGCCCATCGGCTCGGGCCCCTTGATCATCGAGTAGCCCGGGAAGTTGCCCTCGTAGAACGTCCAGCCGAACAGCGAGCCCCAGAACTGCTGGGTGGTGGCGATGTCGCCGCTCGGCAGCTCGAAGTACGTGACCTGTCCACTCATGACCGCGCTCCCTTATGTCAGCTTCCTGACATCCACCGTATGTCAGACTGCTGACATGGAGCAAGCGGAGACGGTCGGCGACCTCGAACTGTCGGTGGGCTACGTCCTCAAACAGGTGCACGCCGCACTGCGCACCGCCATGGACGAGGTGCTGCGGCCGATGGACCTGACCGTCCCCCAGTACGCCTGCCTGGAACTCCTCGGCCGGCACCCCGGGCTGTCCAACTCCGAACTCGCCCGCCGTGCCTTCGTCACCCGCCAGTCGATGAACCTCGTTCTGCGCCGCCTCCAGGAGCGAGGGCTGCTCACCCGGCCCGAGCACGCACCCCACGGCCGGGCGCTGCTGGCCGAACTCACGGAGGACGGCCGGACGACGCTGCGCAGGGCCAGCGTCGCGGTCCGCGCCGCCGAGAAGCAGCTCTTCTCGCCCCTCTCCCGCGAGCAGCAGCGCCGGCTCCGGGAGGAACTCGCCTCCTGCGTGGCCGCGTCGTCCGTCGCCGACCCGCCCGAGCTGCCCTGACCGCGTCGGGAGCCCCAGGGCTGCCGCTCAGGACGGCCGGCCGCCGAAATGCCAGTCGTGCACCTCGACCGCCGCGTACGCGTCCGCCGTGAGGACCGCCCCCGCCGCGGCCGCGTCCGGGGCCCGTAGCAGCGCCGCCGTGCCCAGCCAGAGCGCTCCGTCGTCCGACAGCAGCGGGCCGTACGCGATCAGCTCGTCCCGGTCCTGCGGCGGGGCCAGGTCCGCGGGGCTGCCCGTGCCGAGGCCCAGGACCAGGTAGCGGTTGCCGTCCGTGGCGCCGCCGGGGAAGTCCCACATCGTGCGGCCCAGCGTGTTGCGCCAGCGGCGCAGCATCACGTCGCGGTACGCGCCCGCCTGGTAGCCGGGCTCGGCGAAGGCGAACGCGCGGGCGGCGGCCGCGTCCGGGAGGTCGAGGATGTGCACGCTGCCGGTCGGTACCTCGCCGTCGTCGGTCAGGGTCGGACCGCGGGCGATCATTTCCGCCGCGTACCCGTCCATGTAGGACCAGTGGTCCTCCAGCAGCTCCATGCGCAGTTCCAGAGAGCCGGGCCGGTCACGGTGGTAACAGAAGAACTCCATTCCCTCAGTGTGGCCTCCGGGCCGCGGAGTACAGTCGGGCACCGGACCGGTGGGGAGGGGGTGCGGGTGTGCGTGGCCGGGGGGTCGGGTTCGCCGGGGTCGTGGCCGGGCTGTTGCTGGGGCTGTTGCCGGGGCTGGGGCTCGGTGCCGTGCCGGCCGCCGCCCAGGACGGGGAGACGCAGGCCGACTACCTCGCCCAGCGGCTGCGCGAGGACCCCGTCTACGTCTCCGATCAGGTGCCTCTCGCCGTCCCGCGCTCGGCGGCCGGGGAGTTCGCCAAAGTGGCCGAGCGGACCGGCGTGCCGACGTACGTGCTCGTGCTGCCGAACGAGCCCCTGTTCGTGGACCAGTTGCTCGCCGCCGTGCGCGACCGCCTGGGCGAGGACGGGCTGTACGTCGTCATCGACGCGGGCATGTCCTGGATCGACGCCGCGGCGTACGGGGTGGACGTTCCCGTACGGGACGCCAGGTCGGTGACCACGTACGAACTGCCCCACGACGCCTGGCCGATCGAGTCGTTCCGGCTCTTCGTCGAGGCGCTGACCGATGACGACGTCGCCGCGCGGGCGCAGGCCGCGCGGGAGAAGTACGGCAGCGGGCCCGACGGGCAGTCGCCGACGGCCACGCCCCCGCCGCTCCACGGCGCCCGGGAGGAGCCGCAGACCGACGACACGGACGAGGTGTCGGTCACCGATCGGAAGAACCAGAGCTTCCTCACCGGGATCTCGCTGGCCGGGCTGCCGTTGCTCATCCTCCTCCTCACCGCCTACGCCCGGCGGCTGCGGCGCCTCCCGTACGCCGCCGGACGGGGGCGGCACTGATGTGGAGGTGGCTGCGCAGGCGGCCGGAGATCGCCGTCGCCGTCCTGGTCGCGGTGCTGATCGCCGTGGTCGCACAGCAGCGGTTCGGGGACCGCTCCGCGACCTCCGCCGACAGCCGGCCCGCCCCCGGGCCCTCCGCGGCGCACGTGCCGGGCGCGGCCGATCTGCGGCTGCGGGTGGAGCGAGTCGGGGCGGCGCTCGCCGAGGAGCCGCTCTACGAGGATCCGGAGAGCGAGCGGGCCCTGGACGCCGCGGAGCGCGGCGAGTTGCTCGACCGGATCCGTGCCTTCGACCACGGGGTCTACGTCGCGATCGTGCCGATGCAGCGGGAGGACGAGTCCGGCGGCGACTCCCTGGAGCTGATGCGGCGGCTGCACGAGCGGGTCGGACGCGACGGCGTCTACGTCGTCGCCGACCCGTACGTCGGCGACATCGACGTCGCCAACTACGGGACGCTGCTGGACAGCGACTACCTCGCGTACGAGCTGCCCGAGCGTCTGCCGCGCGCCGACGCGAACGCCGACGTCGACGACGTGCTGCTCCCCGAGCGGCTCGGCGCGCTGCTGACCCTCCTGGGGGAGGCGCCGCGGAACAGTACGCCCGGCGAACCGCCCTATCAGCCGCTGCCGGAGGACGACGAGGAGTACGAGCCGGAGCCGCTGCCGTCGGTGTTCGGCGCGGACTTCGGGCCCGGCCTGGCCATCGGCGCCGTGCTGGCCGCGGCGCTGTTCGGCCTGGTGGTCGCGGCGTTCACCCCGCTGCGGGTGCGGCGGCGGCGCCGGGCCGCGATGTGGGTGCCGCTGCCCGCCCAGCTCCCTGCCAAGCCGCTGGGAGCGAGGGCGGCGGGCGCGGTGCCGGCGGTCGCGCCGCGCGCGGACGACTTCCGCGCGCCCGGGCGGGCGGAGCTGCACCGGGCCGCGCAGGACGCCCTGCGGTCGCTCGCCCAGCGGTACGCGGCCGTGGCCGACGGCCCCGGCGGGCCCGGCGGAGCCGGCGTCGTCCGGGCCGCGGACTGTCTCGACGCCGCGCTGCTCGCGGTGGACGGGCGGCAGGACGGGCGCGTCGACCGCGACGCCGACGCCGCGGCCCTGGTCTGCGCCCTCGTGCTCGCCCGCGCCGGCCACGCGGCGCTCAGCGGTGCCCCCCACCACCCCGTGGACTACCGCTGCTGCGCGACCAACCCGCTGCACGGGCCCGAGCTCCCCAGACCGGACCCCGTACCGCTCTGCGCCGCCTGCCGGCACTCCGCCGTCCCGACGCAGGAGTTGCGGCTGCTGCTGCCCACCGCCCAGGGGCCCCTTCCGTACGACGAAGTTCCCGGACCGCCGGCCGCCGCCGCGACCGGGATCACCGCACTCATCCGCCAGGTCCGGGAGTACGCCGGTGTGCCGCACTGATACCGCTCGACGCCTGCTCGTCGCCCTGCTCGCCGGGGCCGTCGCCGTGCTGCTCGGCGCCGGGCCCGCCGGAGCGCAGCCCAGCGCCGCCGAGGAGATCGCCGACGCGCTGCGGCGGTCGCCGGTGTACGTGGACGACGGGTACGAGACCGCGCTGCCGCCCGCCCGGCAGCGGGAGCTGGCCGCGCAGGTCGAGGAGACCGGGCTGCCGCTGTACGTCGTGGTGGTGCCGCTCACGGCGGGCGACGCGTTCGGCGGAGACGCCGGTCAGCTCGCCGGCGCGGTGCACGACCGGCTGGGTCACGATGCCGTCATCCTCACCAACAGCGCCTCCGCGGACTCCCTGGAAGGCTGGGAGTGGCCGCACGGCAAGCACCAGGCCGGGCCGGCGGCTTCCGCCGTCTTCCACCTCGACGAGACGCGGGACGCCGGCCTCGGCACCCAGTTGGCCAGGGCGGTCGAGATCGTCGCCGCGGGCAACGGGGACGAGGTCTACGAACGGGCCACCGCCGACCTCCGCACCCCGACGCCGACCCGCACCACCGATCCGGCCCCGACCGACCCGGCGTCGGCCGGCAGCGACGCCGCGGAGCCCGGCGGCGGCGTGGGCACCGGTACCGCCGTCCTGATCGCCGCCGCCGCGGTCGCGCTGACCGCCCTCGCCGGGCTGCTGCTGGCGCGCCGCCGCCGGCGTTCCGGAAGTCCGGCTCCGTTCACCTTCCCCCGGGCGGTGTTCGCCGCCGCCGCGGCCGCCGACGAGGCGGATCTGCGCCGCCGGGCGGAGGCCGAGGTCATCGCCCTCGGCGAAGCGGCGCGGGCCCATCCGGACGACGCCGACCCGGCCGGCCTCCAGAGCGCGCTGGACGCGTACGCCGCCGCGGGCACCGTGCTCGACGGCGCCCGTGGCCGCGCCGACCTGGCGGGCGTGCTGGCGCTGGTCCTCGAAGGCCGCGACGCGCTGCAGGGCGCGCGGACCGCCCGGCCGCTGTGCTTCTTCAACCCCCTGCACGGCCGCGGCGCCCGCCGCCTCAAGTGGCGGCCCCTCGGCCGCCGCGACCACCTGCGCGTCTGGGCCTGCGCCGCGTGCGCCACCGCGGTCCAGGCCCGCCGCGCCCCGGAGGTGCTGACCGAGCGGGTGGACGACCGCGACGTGCCGTACTTCGAGGTCCCGGCGGAGCGCAGCCTGTGGGCCGCGACCGGCTACGGTTCGCTGGCCGGCGACCCGCTGGCGGCACGGGTGGCCCGCGGCGACTTCACCCGCGCCCTGGAGCACTGACCCCCGCCACCACCTCCGGAACGCTCCGGCACCCGGCGTGGCCCGGCACCCCCGCGCCGCCCAGACCGGCGCACCGCGTCACGCCAGCACCGGGAGCACCCCGCTCAGATCCGCCCGCTCCCCGCTCGCCGCCACGGCCCCCTCCGCCAGCGCCGTCGACCACTCCGTACGCCCCGTCGCCAGCCGGACCCACGTCAGCGGGTCCGTCTCCACCACGTTCGGCGGCGTGCCCCGGGTGTGGCGCGGGCCCTCGATGCACTGGACCGCCGCGTACGGCGGAACGCGCACCTCCACCGCCGCGCCCGGGGCCTTCGCCGCCAGGGCGTCCGCCAGGACGCGGACGGCGGCGGCCAGCGCGCCCCGGTCCAGCGGGACGTCGACCCCGACGGCCCTGGCCAGGTCGTCGCTGTGCACGACGAGTTCGACGAGGCGGGTGACGGTCATGTCGAGTGCGGTCATCGGGCCGAAGCGGTGCGGCACCAGGCGGTCGGTCCGTACGGCCTCGGGCCCGGCCGCGGCCAGCCGCTCCGCCGCCGCGTCGAGCGCCGCGGCCGGCGCCGAGGGCCCGTCCCCGTACTCCGCGGCGATGCGGGCGGCCTCGCGGCGGGTGTGATCGTCCAGCCGGTCGGCGATGCCCGCCGTCGACACGGCCCACCGGTCCAGGGCGACCACGTCCTGGCCGGCGCCGCCCGGTCCCGCGCCCCTCCGCGCCGCCGGCGGGGCCTCGGCGAGCAGCCGCGGCGTCGTCTCGATCTCGTCGACGACGTGCGCCAGCAGCAGCCGCACGTCCCAGCCCGGCAGGCCCGACGGCAGCGCGAGCAGGCGCTCGTCCAGCGCGTGCGCCGCGGCGCTGAGCGCGCGCACCTGCGCCGTGAGCGCCGTCCACGTCTTCTGCGGGTCGTACGTACGCGCCCTGCGGGCGCCGCTGCGTCTGGCGGTCGGCATGACAGGAGCGTACGACCGATGTGTGACAACGCGGTCCTGTGCCACCATGCGCGCATGCCTATCGCCGACCGCTACCTCGCAGAA
Proteins encoded:
- a CDS encoding DUF3073 domain-containing protein, which gives rise to MGRGRAKAKQTKVARQLKYSSGGTDLSRLAEELGASTAKPPSNGQQQQQHVEEESPDDDLYSRYAELYEDEDDEDGEDSAGSSEQRRGA
- a CDS encoding GNAT family N-acetyltransferase, translated to MAEVTVQRYDGPDAAGMCEAFLPAYREVYAEPPYREGPDDVAEFVEMFARQATRPGFRVALARDGAELVGFTYGFCLPEDTGWWHNLLAPAPAEFTAESGWRTFAVIELAVRRPWRRGGVARRLHAALLAGLPVERVTLTVRPEPEAAPARAAYTRWGYRRVGRSQPGDDSPVYDAMVLDLG
- a CDS encoding VOC family protein — protein: MSGQVTYFELPSGDIATTQQFWGSLFGWTFYEGNFPGYSMIKGPEPMGGAPHGDESRHPRIYFAVDDIEAAVARVRELGGTAEDPVTIPSGAYAHCTDDQGVEFSLSQEAGEHAAGS
- the purF gene encoding amidophosphoribosyltransferase, giving the protein MPRGDGRLSHDLLPGEKGPQDACGVFGVWAPGEEVAKLTYFGLYALQHRGQESAGIAVSNGSQILVFKDMGLVSQVFDETSLGSLQGHIAVGHARYSTTGASVWENAQPTFRATPHGSLALGHNGNLVNTAELSGLVAALPPDGGSRGGRAAATNDTDLITALLAGQVDDDGKPLTVEEAAPLVLRRAKGAFSLVFMDEQTLYAARDPQGIRPLVLGRLDRGWVVASESAGLDIVGASFIREVEPGELIAVDENGLRTSRFAEAKPKGCVFEYVYLARPDTEIAGRNVYLARVEMGRQLAAEAPADADLVIPTPESGTPAAIGYAEASGIPYGAGLVKNSYVGRTFIQPSQTIRQLGIRLKLNPLKEVIGGKRLVVVDDSIVRGNTQRALVRMLREAGAAEVHVRISSPPIKWPCFFGIDFATRAELIANGMSVEEIGQSLGADSLAYISTDRMIEATGIPKNNLCRACFDGEYPMELPDPELLGKHLLETEVAGGHDAADALRRP
- a CDS encoding Glu/Leu/Phe/Val dehydrogenase dimerization domain-containing protein, whose amino-acid sequence is MTDVLSTLFRSDQGGHEQVVLCQDRETGLKAVIALHSTALGPALGGTRFHSYASSDDPEQAAVLDALNLSRGMSYKNAMAGLDHGGGKAVIIGDPDKVKTEALLLAYGRFVASLGGRYVTACDVGTYVEDMDVVARTNRWTTGRSPANGGCGDSSVLTAFGVFQGMRAVAEHLWGTPSLRGRRIGVAGVGKVGHILVDHLAAEGAEVVITDVRAASVARVRAAHPGVTVVADTDALIREPLDVYAPCALGGALSDDTVPVLAAKAVCGAANNQLAHPGVEKDLADRGILYAPDYVVNAGGVIQVADELHGFDMDRARAKAARIFDTTVEIFHRAASDGVPPAVAADRIAEQRMADAGRRA
- the purM gene encoding phosphoribosylformylglycinamidine cyclo-ligase; translated protein: MSGASQPPAPAAPAASYAAAGVDIEAGDRAVELMKEWVKKTRRPESVGALGGFAGLFDASALKRYERPLLASATDGVGTKVAVAQGMDVHDTIGHDLVAMVVDDLVVTGAEPLFMTDYICVGKVVPERVAAIVKGIAEGCVLAGCALVGGETAEHPGLLGPDEYDVAGAGTGVVEADAVLGAERIRTGDAVVAMASSGLHSNGYSLVRHVLLDRAGWALDRAVPEFGRTLGEELLEPTKIYSLDCLALLRATEVHAFSHVTGGGLAANLARVVPDGLCAVIDRTTWAPGAVFDVVGEVGRVERAELERTLNMGVGMVAVVPQESVDVTLALLADRGVDAWVAGEVRGQEEAGAGDVELTGDYAR
- a CDS encoding MarR family transcriptional regulator, whose translation is MEQAETVGDLELSVGYVLKQVHAALRTAMDEVLRPMDLTVPQYACLELLGRHPGLSNSELARRAFVTRQSMNLVLRRLQERGLLTRPEHAPHGRALLAELTEDGRTTLRRASVAVRAAEKQLFSPLSREQQRRLREELASCVAASSVADPPELP
- a CDS encoding YciI family protein — protein: MEFFCYHRDRPGSLELRMELLEDHWSYMDGYAAEMIARGPTLTDDGEVPTGSVHILDLPDAAAARAFAFAEPGYQAGAYRDVMLRRWRNTLGRTMWDFPGGATDGNRYLVLGLGTGSPADLAPPQDRDELIAYGPLLSDDGALWLGTAALLRAPDAAAAGAVLTADAYAAVEVHDWHFGGRPS
- a CDS encoding ATP-binding protein; translated protein: MPDPPAETPPAKRQFARRARDVARAREFVVGLLAPGVEAGVADDIRVCVSELATNALRHTPPGREFLVRVLPRDDVLRIEVHDAGTGTPHLCAPSGSGDRGRGLRLVDALADDWGVSARSGPGKAVWAEFKVAGRAASTARE
- a CDS encoding helix-turn-helix transcriptional regulator, with product MAARRVRMSERRRSLGYSQEDLAERVGVALSTVQRWESGESNPQPWQRPKLARALDVTAAQLSAFLAPHPAHWATPDSEQVDDEAAAWELARRVNASDVGGETLTRLERAFDDLATAYPVTPPQVLLRRVRKHTAYVAQLLDKRATLAERRRLLTVGGWLSLLGATAHVDLDQGDAATAHMRTAGTLAREAEHREIEAWCYETDAWRVLTAGDYAGALELSRAAQSIAPAGSSAQVQATAQEGRALARLGEARETYAAVERVQWMSAAMGLSDRPREHHYQYDPAKALAYTATTLAWLGDRAAEPYAREVIARLSPSDDVLKWPRRVASANIDLALVLLADGRLDEACDAARLAILSGRVVPSNHWRALEVVKAAESRTMPEAAELREAYEGMKALPNPQG